The following proteins come from a genomic window of Aggregicoccus sp. 17bor-14:
- the greA gene encoding transcription elongation factor GreA codes for MSGNIPMTPSGLRKLKEELKLLQTVERSKISREIEVARAHGDLRENAEYHAAKEKQSHIEGRILDLNDWIARAEVIDTAKLGGDKVVFGATVDLVDQETEKPVSYRIVGELEADLKKRWLAVTSPVARALIGKKVGDIATVQSPGGVREYEITEVRFEDPTE; via the coding sequence ATGAGCGGGAACATCCCGATGACCCCGTCTGGGCTCCGCAAGCTGAAGGAGGAGCTGAAGCTTCTCCAGACCGTCGAGCGCAGCAAGATCTCCCGCGAGATCGAGGTCGCTCGCGCGCACGGCGACCTGCGCGAGAACGCCGAGTACCACGCGGCCAAGGAGAAGCAGTCGCACATCGAGGGCCGCATCCTGGACCTCAACGACTGGATCGCCCGCGCCGAGGTCATCGACACCGCCAAGCTCGGCGGCGACAAGGTCGTCTTCGGCGCCACCGTGGACCTGGTGGACCAGGAGACCGAGAAGCCCGTGAGCTACCGCATCGTGGGCGAGCTCGAGGCCGACCTGAAGAAGCGCTGGCTCGCGGTGACGTCGCCGGTGGCCCGCGCGCTCATCGGCAAGAAGGTGGGTGACATCGCCACGGTGCAGAGCCCGGGCGGCGTGCGCGAGTACGAGATCACCGAGGTCCGGTTCGAGGACCCCACGGAGTAG
- the carB gene encoding carbamoyl-phosphate synthase large subunit codes for MPKRNDIRKVLVIGSGPIIIGQAVEFDYSGTQAIKALRDEGVEVVLLNSNPATVMTDPEFAHRTYIEPITVEAAEKIIAAERPDSVLPTMGGQTALNLAKALAEQGILEKYGVRLIGASLEAINKAEDRQLFKAAMQKIGVNLPKSGYATTLEEALALIDSLGFPAIIRPSFTLGGTGGGIAYNRDEFETICRQGLKASPTSTILVEESVLGWKEYELEVVRDTADNVIIVCSIENLDPMGVHTGDSITVAPAQTLTDREYQRMRQASLAIIREIGVDTGGSNIQFGIHPQDGRMVVIEMNPRVSRSSALASKATGYPIAKIAAKLALGYTLDELRNDITRDTPASFEPTIDYVVVKIPRFNFEKFPHADRTLGTSMRAVGEVMAIGRTFQEAYMKALRSMELGRVGLESPDLPADADERRKVLEEALRVPRPERPWFVAAAFREGMSVEQVHALSKIDPWFLKYIEQLVQEARTLQELGRLEELPDEVLRQAKRHGFSDKYLGVLLGYSESEVRTHRQARGIRPVYKRVDTCAAEFEAYTPYLYSTYEEEDEAPPTDRKKVLILGSGPIRIGQGIEFDYACVHAAFALREAGYETVMVNCNPETVSTDYDTSDRLYFEPLTIEDVLEVSQREKPVGAIVQFGGQTPLRLSVPLEKAGLPILGTTPDAIDRAEDRERFAKLIEKLGLKQPENGVARSHAEAFKIAERIGYPVMVRPSYVLGGRAMESVYDQTSLERYMREAVSASPEHPVLIDRFLKDAIEVDLDLVADRTGAVLVGGVLEHIQEAGVHSGDAAATLPPHSLSPDLVERMKDQAIALARELKVVGLMNVQFAIQGKTIYILEVNPRASRTVPFISKATGVPLAKLAALCMVGKTLQELGATQEAEFRHVAVKESVFPFARFQGVDVILGPEMKSTGEVMGLADDFPSAFAKSQLAAGVKLPKGGKVFLSVKDEDKPAVVDLAKRLRALGFQLVATSGTHGYLATKGVETQRVLKVKEGRPNIVDKIVDGDIQLVINTTFGKQEISDSFSIRREALMHGLPYYTTVQAARMAVGALEAMRRADLSVKPLQDYLGMERQQR; via the coding sequence ATGCCTAAGCGAAACGACATCCGCAAGGTTCTCGTCATTGGCTCGGGCCCGATCATCATCGGGCAGGCCGTCGAGTTCGATTACTCCGGCACGCAGGCGATCAAGGCCCTGCGAGACGAGGGGGTCGAAGTCGTCCTCCTCAACAGCAACCCGGCCACGGTGATGACCGACCCGGAGTTCGCGCACCGGACCTACATCGAGCCGATCACGGTGGAGGCCGCGGAGAAGATCATCGCCGCCGAGCGCCCCGACTCGGTGCTGCCCACCATGGGCGGCCAGACGGCGCTCAACCTCGCCAAGGCGCTCGCCGAGCAGGGCATCCTCGAGAAGTACGGCGTGCGCCTCATCGGCGCGTCGCTCGAGGCCATCAACAAGGCCGAGGACCGCCAGCTCTTCAAGGCGGCGATGCAGAAGATCGGCGTGAACCTGCCCAAGAGCGGCTACGCCACGACGCTCGAGGAGGCCCTCGCCCTCATCGACAGCCTCGGCTTCCCCGCCATCATCCGCCCCTCGTTCACGCTGGGCGGCACCGGCGGCGGCATCGCGTACAACCGCGACGAGTTCGAGACCATCTGCCGCCAGGGCCTCAAGGCGAGCCCCACCAGCACCATCCTCGTGGAGGAGAGCGTGCTCGGCTGGAAGGAGTACGAGCTCGAGGTGGTGCGCGACACGGCGGACAACGTCATCATCGTCTGCTCCATCGAGAACCTCGACCCGATGGGCGTGCACACCGGTGACTCCATCACCGTGGCCCCCGCGCAGACGCTCACGGACCGCGAGTACCAGCGCATGCGCCAGGCCTCGCTCGCGATCATCCGCGAGATCGGCGTGGACACGGGCGGCTCGAACATCCAGTTCGGCATCCATCCGCAGGACGGCCGCATGGTCGTCATCGAGATGAACCCGCGCGTGAGCCGCTCCAGCGCGCTCGCGTCCAAGGCCACCGGCTACCCCATCGCGAAGATCGCCGCGAAGCTCGCGCTGGGCTACACGCTGGACGAGCTGCGCAACGACATCACCCGCGATACCCCGGCGTCCTTCGAGCCCACCATCGACTACGTGGTGGTGAAGATCCCGCGCTTCAACTTCGAGAAGTTCCCGCACGCGGACCGCACGCTGGGCACCAGCATGCGCGCGGTGGGCGAGGTGATGGCGATCGGCCGCACCTTCCAGGAAGCGTACATGAAGGCGCTGCGCTCCATGGAGCTGGGCCGCGTGGGCCTCGAGAGCCCGGACCTGCCGGCGGACGCGGACGAGCGGCGCAAGGTGCTCGAGGAGGCGCTGCGCGTGCCGCGCCCCGAGCGCCCCTGGTTCGTCGCGGCGGCCTTCCGCGAGGGGATGAGCGTGGAGCAGGTGCACGCGCTCTCGAAGATCGACCCCTGGTTCCTCAAGTACATCGAGCAGCTGGTGCAGGAGGCGCGCACCCTCCAGGAGCTGGGCCGGCTCGAGGAGCTGCCGGATGAGGTATTGCGCCAGGCCAAGCGCCACGGCTTCTCGGACAAGTACCTGGGCGTGCTGCTCGGCTACAGCGAGAGCGAGGTGCGCACGCACCGCCAGGCGCGCGGCATCCGCCCCGTCTACAAGCGCGTGGACACCTGCGCGGCCGAGTTCGAGGCCTACACGCCCTACCTCTACTCGACCTACGAGGAGGAGGACGAGGCGCCCCCGACGGACCGCAAGAAGGTGCTCATCCTCGGCAGCGGCCCCATCCGCATCGGCCAGGGCATCGAGTTCGACTACGCCTGCGTGCACGCCGCCTTCGCCCTGCGCGAGGCCGGGTACGAGACGGTGATGGTCAACTGCAACCCCGAGACCGTCTCCACCGACTACGACACCTCGGACCGCCTCTACTTCGAGCCGCTGACCATCGAAGACGTGCTCGAGGTGTCCCAGCGCGAGAAGCCCGTCGGCGCCATCGTGCAGTTCGGCGGACAGACGCCGCTGCGCCTGAGCGTCCCGCTGGAGAAGGCGGGCCTGCCGATCCTGGGCACCACGCCGGACGCCATCGACCGCGCCGAGGATCGCGAGCGCTTCGCGAAGCTCATCGAGAAGCTGGGCCTGAAGCAGCCGGAGAACGGCGTCGCGCGCAGCCACGCCGAGGCCTTCAAGATCGCCGAGCGCATCGGCTACCCGGTGATGGTGCGCCCCAGCTACGTGCTGGGCGGCCGCGCGATGGAGAGCGTGTACGACCAGACCAGCCTCGAGCGCTACATGCGCGAGGCCGTGAGCGCGAGCCCCGAGCACCCCGTGCTCATCGACCGCTTCCTCAAGGACGCGATCGAGGTGGACCTGGACCTCGTCGCGGACCGCACCGGCGCGGTGCTGGTGGGTGGCGTGCTCGAGCACATCCAGGAGGCGGGCGTGCACTCCGGCGACGCCGCCGCCACGCTGCCGCCGCACTCGCTCAGCCCGGACCTGGTGGAGCGCATGAAGGACCAGGCCATCGCGCTCGCGCGCGAGCTCAAGGTCGTGGGCCTGATGAACGTGCAGTTCGCCATCCAGGGCAAGACCATCTACATCCTCGAGGTGAACCCGCGCGCGAGCCGCACCGTGCCGTTCATCTCCAAGGCGACGGGCGTGCCGCTCGCGAAGCTCGCGGCGCTGTGCATGGTGGGCAAGACGCTGCAGGAGCTGGGCGCCACGCAGGAGGCGGAGTTCCGCCACGTGGCCGTGAAGGAGAGCGTGTTCCCCTTCGCGCGCTTCCAGGGCGTGGACGTCATCCTCGGGCCCGAGATGAAGAGCACCGGCGAGGTGATGGGGCTCGCGGACGACTTCCCGTCTGCGTTCGCCAAGAGCCAGCTCGCCGCCGGCGTGAAGCTGCCCAAGGGTGGCAAGGTGTTCCTCTCCGTGAAGGACGAGGACAAGCCCGCGGTGGTGGACCTGGCCAAGCGCCTGCGCGCGCTCGGCTTCCAGCTCGTCGCCACCAGCGGCACCCACGGCTACCTCGCCACCAAGGGCGTGGAGACGCAGCGGGTGCTCAAGGTGAAGGAGGGGCGCCCCAACATCGTCGACAAGATCGTGGACGGGGACATCCAGCTCGTCATCAACACCACCTTCGGCAAGCAGGAGATCAGCGACAGCTTCTCCATCCGCCGCGAGGCGCTGATGCACGGGCTGCCCTACTACACGACGGTGCAGGCGGCGCGCATGGCGGTGGGCGCGCTCGAGGCGATGCGGCGCGCGGACCTGAGCGTGAAGCCGCTGCAGGACTACCTCGGCATGGAGCGCCAGCAGCGCTAG
- a CDS encoding DUF2378 family protein has protein sequence MSTPLERPVRVSALEAILRGLGHAPGSPAWREAAGLLGGQLGALPAIVPVESYVELMRWAARTAFPTLIPTQGIYEVGLRLVDGYQQTLVGKLQLATLPLLGPHRIAMMSPDLFRRNAPFGTRTIRQVGPGQYLLEFRGIPIPSEFYVGALTSSLRVAGMKGGDVTARVLGPEDVDYDIRWRED, from the coding sequence ATGTCGACCCCTCTCGAACGCCCCGTCCGCGTCAGCGCCCTGGAGGCCATCCTCCGTGGCCTCGGCCACGCCCCGGGCTCTCCCGCCTGGCGCGAGGCCGCCGGCCTGCTGGGTGGACAGCTCGGTGCGCTGCCCGCGATCGTCCCCGTGGAGTCGTACGTGGAGCTGATGCGCTGGGCCGCGCGCACGGCCTTCCCCACCCTGATCCCCACGCAGGGCATCTACGAGGTGGGCCTGCGGCTCGTGGATGGCTACCAGCAGACGCTGGTGGGCAAGCTGCAGCTGGCGACGCTGCCGCTGCTCGGCCCGCACCGCATCGCGATGATGTCGCCGGACCTCTTCCGTCGCAACGCGCCCTTCGGCACGCGCACCATCCGCCAGGTGGGCCCGGGGCAGTACCTCCTGGAGTTCCGCGGCATCCCCATCCCGTCGGAGTTCTACGTGGGCGCGCTCACGTCCTCGCTGCGAGTCGCCGGGATGAAGGGTGGCGATGTCACGGCGCGAGTGCTCGGCCCCGAGGACGTGGACTATGACATCCGCTGGCGCGAGGACTGA